One Pocillopora verrucosa isolate sample1 chromosome 10, ASM3666991v2, whole genome shotgun sequence genomic window carries:
- the LOC131795162 gene encoding adhesion G protein-coupled receptor L4-like has protein sequence MTTSSSSVSSSAADIVSRTSLASLVSREAALITTSSSLALSLPRGTVSPTSSLSVASKVATPITTSSLSALSPEAVTVSPTSSSSIVSRVVTLITKSSSSALSLPGGEGSPTSWSSRVVTPMTASSSASSSAAEIVSTRSLSSLGSTVSKTITTSSSAALSSVAGTVFPTSSSSILLSVKRLSPASPSQIVLSEAALSLTTLSSVVLSAPKFSLEPSSLIVSSAAMLASSSILSPSSRISSGRSLLSVPPSSGRSSTVLSFLVPSAAAVEPTTISSPIPTPANDTVSELDSLNITSNNSLQEAVNVFENFITKYREMTLGEEQPGVDKLRTESIFKVAVAFEKVALSYGKYHLSGTKGSKRIVRDNIFLGIEKGYRKYASNFYLEKQEWKASINISSGNIAENGSVIVGCVYKDLHDLIQKGHDKTRHVVTRIMMAAMDPKPENLQENVILKFKNLKNDPSEKHCMFWSGLSNSQDGFSKNGCHVVTSQSNSEETVCSCNHLTHFAVLVDYRSDSVLSQKDEDILEIITYLGLSLSIIGMILTIIMYSLFADVHQPLPQIRLSLAASLGAGQISFLAGMHAVDNPAICITSAVLTQYFLMAAFCWMLVEGIYFYLFIVNVYNISNRLIVYHVMSWGFPVIMVSTSLSIAIGKGGIQSYTSNKYCWLSSAYDLIWMFVAFLTATGVLGIFILVRVTRELNTLPQIGANKIQRVRLGIRTCVLMIPLLGIMWLFGLLSPLHKAFTYIFTILNSTQGVLIFILHCLRNSQIRERLRGKIKTAIDQIRAPMKARTNAVFPSPNDRRLTKC, from the exons ATGACAACATCATCGTCATCAGTATCATCGTCGGCAGCAGACATAGTTTCTCGAACTTCTTTGGCGTCATTAGTTTCTAGGGAAGCAGCACTAATAACAACATCATCGTCCTTAGCATTATCATTGCCAAGAGGAACAGTCTCTCCAACATCCTCGTTATCAGTAGCGTCAAAAGTGGCAACGCCAATAACAACATCGTCATTATCAGCATTATCACCGGAAGCTGTAACAGTTTCTCCCACATCCTCGTCATCAATAGTATCAAGAGTGGTAACACTAATAACAAAATCATCGTCATCAGCATTATCATTGCCAGGAGGAGAAGGTTCTCCAACATCGTGGTCATCAAGAGTAGTAACGCCAATGACAGCATCATCGTCGGCATCATCGTCGGCAGCAGAGATAGTTTCTACAAGATCTTTGTCGTCATTAGGTTCAACGGTATCAAAAACAATAACGACATCATCGTCAGCAGCATTGTCATCGGTAGCAGGAACAGTTTTTCCTACATCTTCGTCATCAATATTATTATCAGTAAAAAGATTATCCCCAGCATCACCTTCACAAATTGTATTATCCGAAGCAGCATTATCACTGACAACTTTGTCGTCAGTAGTATTATCGGCACCAAAGTTCTCACTTGAACCATCGTCATTAATAGTATCATCGGCCGCCATGTTAGCGTCATCATCAATACTATCACCATCTTCAAGAATTTCATCAGGAAGATCATTATTATCAGTACCACCCTCATCAGGAAGATCATCAACAGTATTATCATTTCTAGTGCCTTCAGCAGCAGCTGTAGAACCAACAACAATATCATCACCAATACCAACACCA GCAAATGATACAGTTTCAGAGCTTGATAGCCTAAATATCACCAGCAACAATTCCTTACAG GAAGCTGTAAAtgtgtttgaaaactttatcaCTAAATATCGAGAGATGACCCTCGGAGAAGAACAGCCTGGGGTAGATAAGCTCAGAACTGAGTCTATTTTTAAGGTGGCAGTCGCCTTTGAGAAAGTTGCTCTTAGCTATGGCAAATACCATCTAAGTGGAACAAAGGGTTCAAAAAGGATCGTTCGCGACAACATAT TCCTTGGTATTGAAAAAGGTTATAGAAAATATGCAAGTAACTTCTATCTGGAGAAACAGGAATGGAAAGCATCTATCAATATTTCCTCAGGGAATATTGCCGAGAATG GATCAGTAATAGTTGGGTGTGTGTACAAGGATCTACATGATTTAATCCAAAAAGGTCATGATAAAACAAG GCATGTGGTAACTAGGATTATGATGGCTGCTATGGATCCCAAACCAGAAAACTTACAAGAAAATGTAATCTTGAAGTTCAAGAACCTGAAG AATGACCCAAGTGAGAAGCATTGCATGTTCTGGAGTGGCCTCAGCAATAG TCAAGATGGATTTTCGAAAAATGGATGTCATGTAGTTACATCCCAaagcaactcagaagaaacagtctgcagctgcaatcatttgactcattttgcTGTCTTAGTTGACTACAGAAGTGACAGTGTG CTGTCCCAGAAGGACGAAGATATCCTGGAGATTATCACCTACCTAGGATTAAGCCTTTCCATCATCGGAATGATTCTAACTATAATCATGTATTCCTTGTTCGC aGATGTTCATCAACCTCTCCCTCAAATACGACTGAGTCTCGCTGCATCGCTCGGAGCTGGTCAAATAAGCTTTCTCGCTGGAATGCACGCCGTGGATAATCCA GCCATTTGCATCACCTCGGCAGTTCTTACACAGTACTTCCTGATGGCTGCTTTCTGCTGGATGCTAGTGGAAGGAATCTACTTTTACTTGTTTATTGTGAACGTTTACAACATCAGCAATAGGTTGATAGTGTATCACGTCATGTCATGGG GTTTCCCCGTCATTATGGTCAGCACTTCTCTCAGCATCGCAATTGGAAAAGGAGGGATTCAAAGCTACACCAGCAATAAATA tTGTTGGTTGTCGTCAGCTTATGACTTGATCTGGATGTTTGTCGCATTTCTGACGGCAACTGGAGTT CTTGGCATTTTTATACTCGTACGTGTCACAAGGGAGTTGAACACGTTGCCGCAAATAGGAGCCAACAAGATTCAGCGAGTCCG ACTTGGCATCAGAACATGTGTTCTGATGATTCCCCTTCTTGGCATCATGTGGTTGTTTGGTCTTCTGTCGCCACTACACAAGGCTTTCACTTACATCTTCACCATTCTCAACTCTACTCAG GGTGTCCTGATTTTCATCCTGCACTGTCTGAGAAATAGTCAG ATAAGGGAGCGATTGCGaggcaaaattaaaacagcGATTGATCAGATTAGAGCTCCAATGAAAGCTCGAACGAACGCTGTTTTCCCATCTCCAAACGACAGACGCTTAACCAAATGTTAA
- the LOC131795156 gene encoding adhesion G-protein coupled receptor D1-like gives MILTIIIYSLFTDVHKPLTQIRLSLAPSLGAGQISFLAGMHAMENPTICITAAVVTQYFLMAAFCWMLVEGIYFYLFIVKVYNISNRLIVYQVVAWGFPVIMVSTSLSIAIGKGGIQSNTSNKSCWLSSTYDLIWIFVAFLTAIGVLGSFILVRVTRELTTLSQTGANKVQRVRLGIRTCVLMIPLLGITWLFGLLSPLHKAFTYISSILNSTQGVLIFILHCVRNSQIRERLGDRIKTVTIGQIGA, from the exons ATGATTCTAACCATAATCATTTATTCTTTGTTTAC AGATGTTCATAAACCTCTCACTCAAATACGACTGAGTCTCGCCCCATCGCTCGGAGCTGGTCAAATAAGCTTTCTCGCTGGAATGCACGCTATGGAAAACCCA acCATTTGCATCACAGCGGCAGTTGTTACACAGTATTTCCTGATGGCCGCTTTCTGCTGGATGCTAGTGGAAGGAATCTACTTTTACTTGTTTATTgtgaaagtttacaacatcAGCAATAGGTTGATAGTGTATCAGGTCGTGGCATGGG GTTTCCCCGTCATTATGGTCAGCACTTCTCTCAGCATCGCAATTGGAAAAGGAGGGATTCAAAGCAACACCAGCAACAAATC CTGTTGGTTGTCGTCAACTTATGACTTGATCTGGATATTTGTCGCATTTCTGACGGCAATTGGAGTT CTTGGCAGTTTTATACTCGTACGTGTCACAAGGGAGTTGACCACGTTGTCGCAAACAGGAGCCAATAAGGTTCAGCGAGTCCG ACTTGGCATTAGAACATGCGTTCTGATGATTCCCCTTCTTGGCATCACTTGGTTGTTTGGTCTTCTGTCGCCACTACACAAGGCTTTTACCTACATCTCCTCCATTCTCAACTCCACTCAG gGTGTTCTGATTTTCATCCTGCACTGTGTGAGAAATAGTCAG ATTAGGGAGCGATTGGGTGACAGAATTAAAACAGTGACGATTGGTCAGATTGGAGCTTGA